The Pseudomonas multiresinivorans DNA window GGCTTCCTGCTCGTCCAGCAGCTTCACCAGGCCGGCGCGCTGCTGGCTGATGAAGCTATCCAGCGGCTCCACCTCGACCTCCGGCGCCTGGGCGACGGCAGGCAATTTCTGCAGGGCGATGTAGCTGCCCAGGGTGTGATTGGACCAGGCCCAGAGGCTTTGCGGCAGGGCCAGCAGGCCTATCAAGAGGCAGGTGGAAAGTCGCTTCATCGGCTCTTCGCTCTTATTGGCAGTGCAAATCGGAAAATTCCGACGTAGCCTAACAACCCGAAGCCCCGCCGGCACTGTCGAACCTTGCCAGCGCGTGTCACCGATAACGCCACGGCTGACGATCATCAATGGCACTAACCGCCTCAGCCACTACACTTGCCCGGCATGGATAGGCACCGGTTCCGCGCGCGTGCCAGCCACTCGAAATAAGGGCGTCCCCATGCTGCAGTCCGTGTCACCCAAGCAAGACCTCCCCCTCAAGCCCGATCCAGCCGAACCCCGTAGTGGCGTCCTCGCCCCCTTCAGCATCGCCGCGTTCCGCATCATCTGGATCTGCAACCTGTTCGCCAACCTGGGCACCTGGGCGCAATCGGTCGCCGCCGCCTGGGTCGTCACCGAGGCTCACGCCAGCCCGTTGATGGTAGCGATGATCCAGGTCGCCTCGGCATTGCCGCTGGTGCTGCTGTCGATCATGTCCGGCGTGCTGGCCGACAACCACGACCGTCGCAAGATCATGCTGGTCGGCCTGACGGTGGAGCTCTCCGGCGCCGCGCTGGTGACGGTGCTGGCGTTCATGGGCTACCTCGACCCGCTGATGCTGATCGTGTCGATCCTCTGGCTGTCGCTGGGCAGCTCGATCACCATCCCCGCCTGGCAGGCGGCGGTGAACGAGCAGGTGCCGCCGCGCATGCTCGGCGATGCCGTGCTGCTCAACAGCGTCAACTACAACGTCGCCCGCGCCGTCGGCCCGGCCATCGGCGGCCTGCTGCTGTCGGCCACCGGCGCGTCCTGGGTGTTCCTGTTCAACTGCATCTGTTACGCCGCGCTGATCTGGGCGATCTGGCAATGGCGCCGCGACGTGCCCAAGCGCACCCTGCCGCCGGAACACATCCTCGAAGGTGTGATCGCCGCGCTGCGTTTCACCCAGTACTCCAGCGTCACCCGCCTGGTGATGCTGCGTTCGGCGGTGTTCGGCCTCTCCGCCAGCGCCATCTGGGCACTGCTGCCGCTGCTGGCGCACCGCAACCCGGACGGCAGCGCCTCGGTCTACGGCTACATGCTGGGGGCACTCGGGCTTGGCGCCATTGTCGCCAGCACCATCGTCAGCAAGGCTCGCCAGTGGCTGGGCAGCAGCCGGCTGATCAGCTTCGCCGCCGCCACCCTGGCGCTGGTCATGCTGACCCTGGGCTGGGTCGACAACCTCTGGGTGATATTCCCCGCGCTAGTGCTGGGCGGCGCCTGCTGGATCGCCGCTGTCGCCACCTACAACTCGGCCGTGCAGATCCTCGTGCCCGACTGGGTCAAGGCGCGCGCCCTGGCGCTCTACCAGACCGCGATCTACGGCGGGCTGGCAGCGGGCTCCTTCCTCTGGGGCCACTTCGCCGAAACCATGGGCGTGCAAGGCGCATTGATCGCCGCCGGCTGCCTGCTGCTGATCTCCGTGGCGCTGCTCTACAACTCGCGGCTGCCGGAGCTGAACTCCGCCAGCATCGCCCGCGCACCGGGCGGCGTACCGGGGCAGCCGACCTTCGTATTCAACCCCGAGCGCGGCTCGGTGATGGTTTCCATCGAATACCGGATTCCCGCCGAGCGCACCCGCGACTTCGTCCGCGCCGCCAAGCCGCTGCGCCGCCTGCGCCTGCGCAACGGCGCGGAACGCTGGGCACTGTACCGCGACGTGAGCAATCCCGAGGTCTGGCAGGAGCTGTTCCTGGTGGACAACTGGATCGGCCACCTGCGCATGCTCGACCGGCTCACCATCGAGGACAAGACCATCATCGACAACGTCACCAGCCTGCACGCCGGTGATGCCCCGCCGGTGATCCGCCACGGGGTGAGCTACGAGTCCGGCAGCTACGAGGCGCCACCGGAAACGCTGGGCTAGCGGCGCACAAACAAAAACGCCTCCCGGTCAGGGGAGGCGTTCAGGTGACACGGAAGACTTACTCCGCCGCCGGCTTCTTGCGCTTGAGCGGCGCCAGGCCATCCTGGCTCACGACCTTGGATGGGCCGGACTTGGGCTTGGCAGCGGGCTTCTTCTTCGCCGGCGACTTGCTGCCGGTCTTCTTCGTATCGTCCTTTTTCTTCTTGGTGCCAGCCGCCTTGCCGGACGCCTTGACCTTCTTCGGCCCCTTGTAGGTGGCCTTCAGCTCATTGATGACACGCAGCTCGAAGCGCAGCTTGAGGTAGCGCTCAATGCTCGACATCAGGTTCCAGTCGCCATGGCCGACCAGTGAGATGGCGGCACCGCCAGCTCCTGCGCGGCCAGTGCGGCCGATGCGGTGCACGTATTCGTCACCACGGCGCGGGATGTCAAAGTTGATCACCAGGTCCAGGCCGTCGACGTCCAGGCCACGGGCGGCCACGTCGGTGGCGACGAGGATCTTCACGGCTCCCTGCTTCAGGCGCTCGATGGCCAGCTTGCGATCCTTCTGGTCCTTCTCGCCGTGCAGCACGAAGACCTTGTGGCCGGCGGCGATCAGACGGCCGGTCAGGCGGTCGGCAGCAACCCGGGTGTTGGTGAAGACGATGGCCTTCTCGTAGGTTTCGTTGCTCAGCAGCCACTGCAGCAGTTGCTCCTTGTGGCCAACGTGGTCGGTCAGGATCACCTGCTGGCTGACGTCCTCGTTCAGCTCGCTGACGCGGTTGAGCTGCAGGACCTCGGGCTCGCGCAGGACCTTCTCGACCATCTCGTGCAGGCCGCTGCCGCTGGTGGCAGAGAACAACAGGGTCTGGCGCTCGGCCGGGCACTGCGCGGCAAGCTTGAGCACGTCCTCGGAGAAGCCCATGTCGAGCATGCGGTCGGCTTCGTCGAGGATCAGCACCTCCACATCGCCCAGCGGCAGGTTGCCGGCGTTGAACTGCTCGTTCAGGCGGCCGGGCGTGCCGATGATGATTTCCGGATTCTTGCGCAGGCGCGCGCCCTGCACCTTGAAGTCTTCGCCGCCGGTGATCAGGCAGCCCTTGATATAGGTGAACTGGGCGAAGCGCTCCACTTCCTTGAGGGTCTGCTGGGCCAGCTCACGGGTCGGCAGCAGGATCAGCGCGCGGGCGCCGCTCTTGGGCTTTTCCTCGGTGAGCAGGCGATGCAGCAGCGGCAGCAGGAAGGCGGCGGTCTTGCCGCTGCCGGTCTGCGCCGTCACCCGCAGGTCGCGTCCCTCCAGGGCCTTCGGAATGGCCGCAGCCTGGACCGGAGTCGGCTCGGTGAAGGACAACGAATCGAGCGCCTTGAGCAGGCGTTCGTGGAGGGCGAATTGGGAGAACAAGGCAGACCTCGATATCACGTAAAGACCAAATAGCTGCATAGCTTAATGTTTGCCGAGCTTGCGCGCTGGAAATATTGCCGGCGGCCGCTTGCGGCGCACCGCGCGTCAATAATCCGACAAACGTACCGTCGCTTGGCGAAGGGCGATGCCATGCTCTGATGGGCCTGACAAAAAGGAGAACGCAGGTGCCATCGACACTCATTTATTACGTGTCCGCCAGCCTCGACGGCTACATCGCCCGCCCTGACGGCAGCGTGGACTGGCTCGAAGGTCATGGCAGCCCGGCCGATGATCACGGCTACAGCGCCTTCTACGCCAGCATCGACGGCCTGCTCATGGGCCGCGCCACCTATCTGTTCTGCCTGAACCAGCGTGAATGGCCGTACCCCGACAAACCCGCGCTGGTCATGACCCGCTCCAATCACCTGTCCAAAGCCGCGCCGCAGGTAGAACTTGAGCATTACGCACCGGTAGACGCCCTCGCCTCGCTGGAGGCACGCGGCTGCCAGCGCATCTGGCTGGTGGGCGGCGGCAGCCTGGCGGGCAATTTCCTCGCCGCAGGCTTGCTCGACGAAGTGATCGTCAGCATCATCCCGCACCTGCTCGGCGCCGGCATTCCCCTGTTCAGCATCGGGCTCGAGCAACGCCTGCAGCTGCTGGAGCAGCGCAGCTTTCCCAGCGGCATCGTGCAGATGCGCTACCAGGTTCTGAAGGAAACGCCCTCGTCATGACCTCCACCATTCGTATCGCTGCCGCCTGCCTGCTCGATGACGCTGGACGCCTGCTGCTGGTACGAAAGCGTGGCACCCAGGCCTTCATGCTGCCCGGCGGCAAGCACGAACCCGGCGAGACGTCGGTCCAGGCCCTGCTGCGCGAGCTGGGCGAAGAACTCGACCTGCACCTTGTGACTTCCGCCCTGACCCCGCTCGGTCACTTCCAGGCCAAGGCCGCCAACGAGGCAAACATGCGCGTGGACGCCGAGGTCTTCGTCGCCGCCCTGCCCCATGCCGTCCAGCCTGCCGCGGAGCTGGAAGAGCTCGCCTGGCTGGATCCGACCGGCGATTACCCGCAGAACCTTGCCCCGCTGCTGAGCGAACAGGTGCTTCCTGCCCTGCTGGCCCATCTGGGCTGATTCGTTCAGAACAATTACCTGCATTTCGTCGGGTTTTTCCTTAAGAAACCTTAAGCGCCTGGCTTTTGGCCATTAAGCCGCCGGCTTTCCGTCGCGTGGCCGAAAGCCCCGTTTTATAGGGCTTCCGGCTATAAGGTCAGGCCGTGACTGATGCGTCTGAGCACATGTCGCGCAGCGTCCTACAAGTCACAAGGGAATTGTCAGAATCGACAGACGGTACGAACTGTCATGAAAAGTCGTTCAGAATGCGTGGAATTTTTGAGCGGACCAAAGGAAACCACGCCGACAACAATGGCGATCCAGCGGAGTCTGGGCGATATCAATCAGCAAGAAGACATGCCGAATGCGAAGTACCCTTTTGACATGCCTTTCCATAGGCTTGGCGACCCTCTTGGCCGCCACCGAGGCAACCGCCTCCTCCAAGATCACGCGCACCTATCAGCCCGCACCGGTTGATCTGCGAGTCCCGGTCCAGGGCAGTGCCCTGCTGACCTTCAATGCCAAGCCGGTCAAGCCGACCAAGAGCGAGGCGCATCAGGTCACCCAGCGTGCCTACAGCATGATCGGCACGCCATACCGCTGGGGCGGCACTTCGCCCAAGCGCGGCTTCGATTGCAGCGGCCTGGTGAACTACGTATTCCAGAACGTCGACGAAGTCGACCTGCCGCGTACCGCGCAGCAGATGTACAGCATGCGCGGCAACTCGAAAGTGGCGCGTGGTGACCTGCAGCCTGGCGACCTGGTGTTCTTCCGCATCCACAACCGTCGCAATGTCGACCACGTCGGCATCTACGTCGGTGACAACCAGTTCGTCCATGCGCCACGCCGCGGCCAGAAGGTCCGCGTCTCCGACCTCACTGGCGACTACTGGAATAAGCACTACACCGCTGCCCGCCGCATCCTGCCGGAAACCCTGGCGAAAGCCGACGTCGGCGGTCGTTACGACTGATAGGGGCGCTCTCCCCTTGCGGGAGAGCGCTTAGCTTTCGCCTCTCTCCCGTCGCTTACAGGCCTCGACGCGCCTGCCGGCGCAGCAGTCGTGCGCTATCCCAACCGGTCAGCAGTACGGCAATCCAGATCGGCCCATAGGTCCAGATCTGCGCCGGGTTGAATGCCTCGCCCAGGAACAGCACGGCGATGGCGAACAGCAGCACCGGCTCGACATAGCTCAGAATCCCGAACAGCCCCATGGGCAACAGCCGGCTGGCCGCCATCATGGCGCCGAACGCCAGCGCGCTGATCAGGCCCAGCAGTGGCAGCAGCGCCCACAGGCGCGGCACCTCTTCCAGCACCTTGGCGCTATCAGTTATCCACAAGGCGGCCAGGGCGAACGGCAGCAGCACGATCATCTCGAAGACGAAGCCGGACAGCGAATCCACCGCCATCTTGCGGCGCAGCATGAAATACGGCGGATAGCCCAGCGCGGTGATCAGGGTGAACCAGGAGAAAGCGCGGGTCAGCCACAACTCGTGCAGCACACCCGCCAGCGCGAAGGCGACGGCAATGCCCTGCAACGTGGTCAGACGCTCGCCGTAGAACACCCGGCCGCACAGCACCATGGTCAGCGGCAGCAGGAAGTAGCCCAGCGACAGCTCCAGCGTGCGCCCAACCATGGGCGCCCAGATGAAGACGCCCCACTGCACCAGCATCATCGCTGCCGTCAGCGGGAAGCACGCCAGCAACCATGGCTCGCGCAGCAGGCGCCGGCCAGCGTCACGCAGTACACCGCCCTGGCGCGTGAACAGCACCAGCAACAGGACCATGGGAATCGACCAGACCACCCGGTGGGCGATCACCTGGATGCTGGTCAGTGGCTCCAGCGAATGGATGTAACCCGGCAGGGTCACGAACAGCACGGAAGACGCCAGGGACAGCGCTACGCCACGTCCGGAGATATTCATGCGAAGCGCTCCTTGCGACGGCGCAGGCCAAAGCGGTTGACGCCCAGCGAGGCAACGATCACCGCACCACCCAGCGCCAGGCGCGGCAGGTCGGCGGCCTCATTCCAGATCAGCAGGTTGATCAGCAGGCCCACCGGCACGTGCAGGTTGTTCATCACCGCCAGGGTGCCGGCATCCACCATCGTGCCGCCCTTGTTCCACCAGAACTGCCCCAGCGCGGTGGCCAGCAGGCCCATCCACACCAGCACGCCCCATTGCAGGTCGGTGGTCGGCAGCTTCTGCGGATTGCCGAACAGCAACCAGCCCGGCAGCGCGACCAGCAGCGCACCAACGAAGAAGTAGCCGAAGCGGCGGTATTGCGGGATGTCCGAGGGATAGCGTCGTACCAGGTGCTTGTAGAACACCTGCCCCGCCGCGAAGGTCGCGTTGGCCACCTGCAGCAGAAGGAAGCCCTGGATGTAGTCGCCGCTGACGCCGTCGTAGCGGATGATCCCGGCGCCCAGCACCGCCACGGCGGCTGCCAGCAGCGCCCAGACGTTGAAGCGACGGTTCAACGCGTCATCGATCAGCGCCACGTGCAATGGCGTCAGCACAGTGAACAGCAGCACCTCCGGGACCGTCAGCACCCGGAAGCTCTGGTACAGGCAAACGTAGGTAATGCCGAACTGCAGCGCGCCTGCCAGCATCACCCCGCCGATGAAGCGTGGTTCGACGCCGCGCCAGCGGGTCAGTGGCAGGAACACCAGGCCGGCGAGCACCACGCGGGTCAGCACGGCGAAATAGCTGTCGACCTGCCCGGCGAGGTATTCGCCGATCAGGCTGAAGGAGAACGCCCAGAGGACGGTGACGAAAAGCAGGTAAGGCATGGAAAGGAAGACCGGAACGGGGCAGGCAACATAGCGTCAGTCTCAGCGTAGGAAAAGCGCTGTACGCCCGCGCCCTGCGAAAGGCAGAAACGAAAAAGGGCGACCGAAGTCGCCCTTTTCCTTGGATGGTGAATCAGGGATTAGCCCTGGTTCTCCATCTGAGCACGGATCAGATCACCGATGGTGGTCGGACCAGTGGCTTCTACGTCTTGCTTGTGACGCAGTTCTTTCATCGCATCTTTCTCGTCATCAACGTCTTTCGACTTGATGGAGAGGGAGATGACGCGGCTCTTACGGTCGATACTGATGATCTTGGCTTCGACTTCTTCGCCTTCTTTCAGAACGTTGCGAGCGTCTTCAACGCGGTCACGGCTGATTTCGGAGGCTTTCAGGACGCCTTCGATTTCGCCGCCCAGGCTGATGACAGCGCCTTTGGCGTCAACTTCTTTCACGGTGCCGCGAACGATGGTGCCTTTCTCGTTGAGCGATGCGTAGTTGGAGAACGGATCGTCTTCCAGCTGCTTGATGCCCAGGGAGATGCGCTCACGCTCCGGATCAACGGAGAGAATGACGGTTTCCAGCTCGTCGCCCTTCTTGAAGCGGCGAACGGCTTCTTCGCCAACTTCGTTCCAGGAGATGTCGGACAGGTGAACCAGACCGTCGATGCCGCCTTCCAGGCCGATGAAGATACCGAAATCGGTGATCGACTTGATGGTGCCGGAGATCTTGTCGCCCTTGTTGAAGCGGCCAGAGAAGTCTTCCCACGGGTTGGACTTGCACTGCTTGATGCCCAGGGAGATACGACGACGCTCTTCGTCGATGTCCAGAACCTGAACTTCCACTTCGTCGCCAACCTGAACGACTTTCGACGGGTGGATGTTCTTGTTGGTCCAGTCCATTTCGGAGACGTGTACCAGGCCTTCCACGCCCTCTTCCAGCTCGGCGAAGCAGCCGTAGTCGGTGAGGTTGGTGACGCGCGCGGTAACACGGGTGCCTTCCGGGTAACGGGCTTTGATGGCAACCCATGGGTCTTCGCCCAGTTGCTTCAGGCCCAGGGATACGCGGTTGCGCTCGCGGTCGAACTTCAGAACCTTGACATCGATCTCGTCGCCAACGTTGACGATTTCCGACGGATGCTTGATACGCTTCCAGGCCATGTCGGTGATGTGCAGCAGACCATCGACGCCGCCCAGGTCAACGAACGCACCGTAGTCGGTGAGGTTCTTGACGATACCTTTGACCTGCTGGCCTTCCTGCAGGGATTCCAGCAGAGCTTCGCGCTCGGCGCTGTTCTCGGCTTCCAGCACGCTGCGGCGGGAAACGACAACGTTGTTGCGCTTCTGGTCCAGCTTGATGACCTTGAACTCGAGCTCTTTGCCTTCCAGGTGAGTGGTGTCGCGCACCGGACGCACGTCGACCAGCGAACCCGGCAGGAACGCGCGGATGCCGTTGACGTCGACGGTGAAGCCACCCTTGACCTTGCCGTTGATGACGCCTTTGACCACTTCGTCGGCAGAGAAAGCAGCTTCCAGAACGATCCAGCTCTCGGCACGCTTGGCTTTTTCGCGGGACAGCTTGGTTTCACCAAAGCCGTCTTCTACCGCGTCCAGCGCAACGTGGACTTCGTCACCCACATTGATGGTCAGCTCGCCCTGTTCGTTGTAGAACTGCTCGACCGGGATGACGCCCTCGGATTTCAGACCGGCATGGACGGTGACCCAGTCACCATCGATGTCGACCACGATGCCGGTGATGATTGCACCCGGCTGCATGTCGAGGGATTTAAGACTTTCTTCAAAGAGTTCTGCGAAGCTTTCGCTCATGTCTATACCTGTAGTCAAAGGCTTGTAAGCCCGATTCCGCGCCACCAGCGAACACGGTCAAGTGATGAAAAAGAAGCCAGCAGGATCAAGACTGGTATCCTGCCGGCCCCCTGTTGCACCCGCCGAAACGGATGCTCCACATTCAGATTTTAAGGGAACGCTTCGCTCAATATGGGCGAAACCCTCCCGATACAAGGTCTGGAATGGTAGCAACGGATGCCGGC harbors:
- a CDS encoding MFS transporter, translating into MLQSVSPKQDLPLKPDPAEPRSGVLAPFSIAAFRIIWICNLFANLGTWAQSVAAAWVVTEAHASPLMVAMIQVASALPLVLLSIMSGVLADNHDRRKIMLVGLTVELSGAALVTVLAFMGYLDPLMLIVSILWLSLGSSITIPAWQAAVNEQVPPRMLGDAVLLNSVNYNVARAVGPAIGGLLLSATGASWVFLFNCICYAALIWAIWQWRRDVPKRTLPPEHILEGVIAALRFTQYSSVTRLVMLRSAVFGLSASAIWALLPLLAHRNPDGSASVYGYMLGALGLGAIVASTIVSKARQWLGSSRLISFAAATLALVMLTLGWVDNLWVIFPALVLGGACWIAAVATYNSAVQILVPDWVKARALALYQTAIYGGLAAGSFLWGHFAETMGVQGALIAAGCLLLISVALLYNSRLPELNSASIARAPGGVPGQPTFVFNPERGSVMVSIEYRIPAERTRDFVRAAKPLRRLRLRNGAERWALYRDVSNPEVWQELFLVDNWIGHLRMLDRLTIEDKTIIDNVTSLHAGDAPPVIRHGVSYESGSYEAPPETLG
- a CDS encoding C40 family peptidase codes for the protein MAATEATASSKITRTYQPAPVDLRVPVQGSALLTFNAKPVKPTKSEAHQVTQRAYSMIGTPYRWGGTSPKRGFDCSGLVNYVFQNVDEVDLPRTAQQMYSMRGNSKVARGDLQPGDLVFFRIHNRRNVDHVGIYVGDNQFVHAPRRGQKVRVSDLTGDYWNKHYTAARRILPETLAKADVGGRYD
- a CDS encoding carboxylate/amino acid/amine transporter; protein product: MPYLLFVTVLWAFSFSLIGEYLAGQVDSYFAVLTRVVLAGLVFLPLTRWRGVEPRFIGGVMLAGALQFGITYVCLYQSFRVLTVPEVLLFTVLTPLHVALIDDALNRRFNVWALLAAAVAVLGAGIIRYDGVSGDYIQGFLLLQVANATFAAGQVFYKHLVRRYPSDIPQYRRFGYFFVGALLVALPGWLLFGNPQKLPTTDLQWGVLVWMGLLATALGQFWWNKGGTMVDAGTLAVMNNLHVPVGLLINLLIWNEAADLPRLALGGAVIVASLGVNRFGLRRRKERFA
- a CDS encoding NUDIX hydrolase yields the protein MTSTIRIAAACLLDDAGRLLLVRKRGTQAFMLPGGKHEPGETSVQALLRELGEELDLHLVTSALTPLGHFQAKAANEANMRVDAEVFVAALPHAVQPAAELEELAWLDPTGDYPQNLAPLLSEQVLPALLAHLG
- the rpsA gene encoding 30S ribosomal protein S1, giving the protein MSESFAELFEESLKSLDMQPGAIITGIVVDIDGDWVTVHAGLKSEGVIPVEQFYNEQGELTINVGDEVHVALDAVEDGFGETKLSREKAKRAESWIVLEAAFSADEVVKGVINGKVKGGFTVDVNGIRAFLPGSLVDVRPVRDTTHLEGKELEFKVIKLDQKRNNVVVSRRSVLEAENSAEREALLESLQEGQQVKGIVKNLTDYGAFVDLGGVDGLLHITDMAWKRIKHPSEIVNVGDEIDVKVLKFDRERNRVSLGLKQLGEDPWVAIKARYPEGTRVTARVTNLTDYGCFAELEEGVEGLVHVSEMDWTNKNIHPSKVVQVGDEVEVQVLDIDEERRRISLGIKQCKSNPWEDFSGRFNKGDKISGTIKSITDFGIFIGLEGGIDGLVHLSDISWNEVGEEAVRRFKKGDELETVILSVDPERERISLGIKQLEDDPFSNYASLNEKGTIVRGTVKEVDAKGAVISLGGEIEGVLKASEISRDRVEDARNVLKEGEEVEAKIISIDRKSRVISLSIKSKDVDDEKDAMKELRHKQDVEATGPTTIGDLIRAQMENQG
- the rarD gene encoding EamA family transporter RarD, whose protein sequence is MNISGRGVALSLASSVLFVTLPGYIHSLEPLTSIQVIAHRVVWSIPMVLLLVLFTRQGGVLRDAGRRLLREPWLLACFPLTAAMMLVQWGVFIWAPMVGRTLELSLGYFLLPLTMVLCGRVFYGERLTTLQGIAVAFALAGVLHELWLTRAFSWFTLITALGYPPYFMLRRKMAVDSLSGFVFEMIVLLPFALAALWITDSAKVLEEVPRLWALLPLLGLISALAFGAMMAASRLLPMGLFGILSYVEPVLLFAIAVLFLGEAFNPAQIWTYGPIWIAVLLTGWDSARLLRRQARRGL
- a CDS encoding DEAD/DEAH box helicase; this translates as MSRSALFSQFALHERLLKALDSLSFTEPTPVQAAAIPKALEGRDLRVTAQTGSGKTAAFLLPLLHRLLTEEKPKSGARALILLPTRELAQQTLKEVERFAQFTYIKGCLITGGEDFKVQGARLRKNPEIIIGTPGRLNEQFNAGNLPLGDVEVLILDEADRMLDMGFSEDVLKLAAQCPAERQTLLFSATSGSGLHEMVEKVLREPEVLQLNRVSELNEDVSQQVILTDHVGHKEQLLQWLLSNETYEKAIVFTNTRVAADRLTGRLIAAGHKVFVLHGEKDQKDRKLAIERLKQGAVKILVATDVAARGLDVDGLDLVINFDIPRRGDEYVHRIGRTGRAGAGGAAISLVGHGDWNLMSSIERYLKLRFELRVINELKATYKGPKKVKASGKAAGTKKKKDDTKKTGSKSPAKKKPAAKPKSGPSKVVSQDGLAPLKRKKPAAE
- a CDS encoding dihydrofolate reductase family protein — translated: MGLTKRRTQVPSTLIYYVSASLDGYIARPDGSVDWLEGHGSPADDHGYSAFYASIDGLLMGRATYLFCLNQREWPYPDKPALVMTRSNHLSKAAPQVELEHYAPVDALASLEARGCQRIWLVGGGSLAGNFLAAGLLDEVIVSIIPHLLGAGIPLFSIGLEQRLQLLEQRSFPSGIVQMRYQVLKETPSS